The Methanobacterium bryantii genomic interval GTGAAATCTGTTAAAAACACTAAAAACACCATAAAAAAGAATAAAGTCAACACGAGGTTAATAAAATAAAACCTACATTTGACCTTTATTCCATTTTTTAATTTTCTTTTAAAACATTATAAATTGGTGATTTTATGAGTTTAGGCTCTAAAAACAGAAAAGAAAATATAGACAACAATGAATTTTGCGGCGAATGTGAAGTTACTTTGAATGATTTTAAAAAGGCAATTTTAGAAAAAGAAAAGTCAATAAAGCAGTTTAAATTGATTGTTATTGCAATGAGTATGTTATTAATATTTTGTTTAATAATTTCGTTTAAAATTTAGTTTAATATTAACAAAAAATTTAATATTATGTCTTATTTACTGTATTCATACGTATTTTACGAAAAATGGATCAAGCATATATATATGTAAGATGTATTTTGGTTTAAAGAAATATTTCAGTTCACTCTAATTTGAAAAAAGGGCCATTAAAATGTTTGAATAAAGTTTTAAGATTATTTCCTGATTCGAACTTGCAAGTAAAAAGGATCATTAAGTCTATTTATAGACCATATTAACTTTATAATTATTTTTCTATATTTTAAAAGTGATCTTGAGACAGGCATTATATTAAACATTCTGCAAAAATGAGGGTGTAAGAAACTGTAGTTTGTATTGAGATATGGGAAAGTTATTAAATTACTAATTGATTATTGGAGATGTTTTGATATAAACTTCAGGAAAAGATTTAGAAGATGCCATTAAAACACTCTTAAAAACTAATTAACATGTTGATAATTATTTTAAAATAAAAATTGATAAATTAAAATAGAAATTTAGATGAAATAAGATTTAAAAAAATTAAATTACTGGTTGTCTTCTTCATCTAATACTTTTAGCAGTTCTTCCCATGCTTCTAAGGAATCTTTAGCTTCCTGATCACTTAGAACTTCTATAGCATATCCAGAGTGAACTAGTACATATCTACCTACTTCAACATCTTCAACTAAATCAAGTTTAGCGTTTTGTCTCACGCCTCCAAAGTCAACAACTGCTACATTATCGTTAATTTCTACTATTTGTGCTGGTGCTGCGATACACATTGAAAATCTCCTCTTATTTAAATTTTAACTGTAAAGTATGGTTATAAGCTTAATCTTTATTTTTATAAATGAATTTTTTTAATCAATTTTAATATGTACTCTTAACATATAAAAATATGCTAAAGATTTTTAAAAAATGTCCATATAATTGAGTATGATAAATAAATCTAGAGGTAATGGTAATGGCTGACATGGAGAACTTTATCAATTATAAATCTATTTTAAACTATTATTAATCACATAATACTAAATATAATGTATATTGACATCTATGTTACAAAATTAACCAGAAATAAAGCTTTATAATAAAAATCAGAGATTTAAATGTGTATTAAATTTAAATTCAAAATTCTGCGGAGGAAATTTTATGGATGTTGTAGTTATTGGGGGCGGACCTGCAGGCAGAACTGCTGCAATTGAAGCATCAAGCATTGGAGAAAATGTAACTCTTATTGAAAGAGATAAAATTGGAGGTACATGTCTTAATGAAGGGTGTGTTATGGTTACTGGGTTAAATGACGTTGCAAAATTCATAAATGACGCAAAGAATTTCAAAAATCTGGGTTTGATTGACTGCGATTACCAGCTGCATTTTGATAAACTTATAAGTGGCATTAAAGAGACCGTGGCTAAAATAAGACATATACTTGAAACAGAAACCCTTGATGCGGGTGTGGAAATTAAAAGGGGTAACGCAAGTCTTGATGACAGTAAAGTTATTTTAGAGGGTGAAGAGCTTGAATATGATAAATTGATAATAGCAACAGGTGTAAAGCCGTTTGTTCCCCAAACTGAAGGATTTGAAAATGCCCTAACTTATAAAGATATATTGAGTTTAACAGAACTCCCGGAAGAACTGAATATTATCGGAAGCGGTGTCATCGCCGCGGAGTTTGCAAATGTATTTTCTGGATTCGGCACTAAAGTAAACGTTTTATGCAGAAATAAGTTTTTGAAAATGTTGGATGATGATATTAAAAAATATGTCACTAAAAATTTAATTCCTGATGTCACCATACATGAAAATTTAAATGTAAGCAGTATTCATAAAGACGGTATTTCTACTGATAATGGAGAAATGAATGGGCTCACATTTTTTGCAACAGGTATGGTTCCAAATTCTGAAATTGTATCTAATATTGTAGATCTAGGAGAAAAGAAAAATATACTTGTAAATAAAAGAATGCAGACAAGCTGTGAAGATATATATGCAGCTGGAGACGTAACTGGGGGAATAGGCACAACACCAGTTGCAAGGGCAGAAGGGGTCACAGCAGCAAGAAACGCATGTGGAATATTTAAGGAGATGGATTACAGGTTTATACCCGGTGCAATTTCCCTGCAGCAGGACGTGGCATTTATAAATGCTGAAAATAAAAAGGACGGTATTAATGGACATATGAAAGGCTCTGCAGGTCCTGGATCTTTTTGGAGAGTACATGACGGTAAAACTGGCCTTACAAAGATGAATGTCAGCGAAGACGGAGATATAAATGAAATATTTTCAATTTCACCTTCATCACGTACAAGCATGGCCTACATGTCCAAGCTCTTGAGGGAAGGGCAGAAAGTAGATGATTTTGATGATTTTATGGAAGTGCACCCTTCTACAGATGCGATATATAAGCTGCTTAGATTTTTTGCGAGGTTTGAGTAAATATATTTACAAATTGGCTATATTATCCGACGAGGCTTGAGTGAAAATAAGATTGTTTGCAGGATTTGAGTAATTTACTTTAAAAATTTAAAAAAAGAATTTTAATGGACCCTTCGGGACCTGTTTTTGAATTTAAACAGGAAAAATACAACTAGAGCCAATATAATAAGCACTACTACTATGACTGCTATTATCCCGAATATTCCAATAAGTCCCATTTTCCCAAGAAAACCTAGCTTTGCAGCGCCTCCCATCTTGGCGGCGCCTCCTAATTTCCATATTCCAGTATTGAGCATTAAATTTACCATGTTTAAGTCACCTTTTAATTTTTGATTAAATGATTGAATTTAATTTGCGTGTTTTAAAACATTATTATTTTAAACTCAAAAAAATTTCATTTTTTTATTGTTTTAGAGGATTAGTAGTAATTTATATATAAAGTGTTGTTTTTAAGGACAATTTTTAGTTACCGTCTATTTTCATACAGTGGATATCATATTATTTAACTGGTCATTTTATGTAGTTGTCCGTTTAGTTAGGTTTCGCGATTTAATATTAGATTTATAGTCTTTGGGATTATTTTCCAAGCTGACTAATGCCAGAGCCTTTTTGAGAATGTTTCATTGTAATCTGGATTTGTGCAGTGTCTGTCCTAAAATACACCAAATTTTTTAATATAAAAACTTACAAGAATTATTTGTCCTAATTTTAGCTTTGTAGAAAACCCTAAAAAATCCCTCAAAAATCTCTGATTTTTGGGGCCGAAAAACAAAGTTTTTCAGGCTTTGATTTTTTGAAACACATTGAAAAATTAGATAATATTGTGTAGTTTAAGTATGATGTTTAAATATAACTACCCATAATTTAAGTAATTTCATGAATATATGATGATTTCACAGAGCCTAAATTTCACACAATTAATCTAGGAAAAGGAAATGATGAAAAAAGAAGAAGAAATAAGCTTACCTTGTAACCATAATTCCAACTATTGGAACGCTATATTAAAAGATGAAGGGCTTTGCATCAGCTTAAGAAGTAACAATCCTCTTTCAGATACTGTAAAGAGTGAGCTAATTAAATATCAGGATATATTAAACGTTCGTTATGGTAAAGGGCTTTTATCCAAATGGCCTAAACTAAACATTGAAACTGCCGCAACTTCTAAAAAAATTGAAATAAATGTTGCTGGCCTGGAAATTTTACAGGAGTTTGTAGACAAGTTGAATTTTCGTATTTTTCAAGTTAAAAACAAAGAAAATACGCCCGAAAAAAGTTTAGCAGACAAATTAAAAGAAGCTAAAGAACTCTTGGATATAGGAGCTCTCAGTCAAGATGAGTTTGATGAAATTAAACAGAAATACTTAAAAGAATTTTAAATCGACGGCTGTGTCCAGTTCCCATTTTCCTGAAAACTCGGCAGGGTTAATGGTATGCAAAGGTGAATGTTCTAATTGGAAGTGTATTTAATTTAAAAAAGAAAAGAAACCCTCAAACACTATGTGTTTGGGGCATGTGAAAATTTTCGATTTTCAAACACCAAAAATCCTCAAAAACCTTCGGTTTTTGGGAGTTAGAAAAATGCAACACATTTTTCTAAAATTCATAGAATTTTTGAGTGAAATAGGAGAAGAGGTTTACTTTCTTTTTGGTATTAAACCACTTAGAACCATTAATAATGCGAGTATTAAGTAGTTTAATGGTAACCCTGTATCTTGTAATCCAATGGTTGTTTTGCTGGCCGCATTTACAGTATTTTTACTGTTTCCATTACCTGAATTGTTACTGTTTGGTTGTACATTGATTGTTATAATTCCTAAATCTCCTGAATTCAGGTTGTAAGTAGCTGATGTAATGATTGGTGTTATTTTGTAAGTTCCATCACCTGCAGCTTGAACAGTTAAGTACAGGTATGGGTCTCCCACAGGTACTGAGTCTAATGTCCAAGTTACTGTTCTTGTCGTTTCGTTGTATATGAAGTTTCCAGAGTCTACCTTAATATTTACAAAGTCTAATCCTTCAGGTATTTGGAATGTTATTGTAACGTTTTTTGCTGCGTCTGGTCCATAGTTTCCTAGTTTGTATGTGAGCAGGAATTTTTCACCCACTGTGGGGTTGTTATTGTTGCTTTTTGTTTTGAGGTATAAGTCGGATGTTTTGTTAATTGTGATATAAGCAGATTCGGTGTCGTTTGTAGTGTAACCATCAGCCAAAGCTGTAATCTTCACAGGGTTATAAGATGCATTCATAGCTCCTTCCTTAGCATAAAATACCGCATTAACAACACCATTTGTAGTGTTCAATGTGATTGAATGAGTTATTCTAGGGCTTGTATAACTACCCCAAGGAACATTCAAAGTTACGGGTCCATCAGGGATATGACCTCCAACTAGATCACCGCCGCCGTTGATGTGGTTTAAATCTGCTGTAATGGTTGATTTTTGTGTGTTGTTGATTGTTGTTGGATTTGCTTTAACTGTTAATATAACCCAGATACCAACATCCACTGAACCATCATTCTCTACAATAAGGTTTGGAATAGTTTTTGGGTCTTTATTGGAACTCCACCAGTTGTAATTAGCATCCGTTGAACCGTTGTTACAGTAGAGAGCATTACCGCTTGTTGCTGCAGTGTTATTGTAGAATCTGTTGAAATTAGCATTCAAAGTACTGGCACTGTTGGAGAGAGCACCGCCAACAACTGCAGTGTTGTTAGTGAATATACAACCAGTTACAGTACAATTGGTGAAACCAGAACCGCCTCGAGCAGAACAACGATTGCAGATAGCACCGCCGTCATAATCAGTTGCAGTGTTACTGGTGAAGGTACAGTTGGTTACAGTACAGTTAACAGAACCAGAACTAGAATTAATAACTTGACATAAATTGCAGATAGCTCCGCCAATTTGTGCAATGTTACCCTTGAAGGTACAGTTGGTTACAGTACAGTTAACAGAACTGGAACCGGAATTACTAACTTGACATAAATTGCAGATAGCTCCGCCCATAGCATTATAATTTCCAGATGCAGAGTTATTATTGAAAGTACAGTTAATAACAGCTAAAGTACCGATATTATTGATAGCTCCACCAATAGCATCTCCAATTGCAGATACAGTGTTATTGTTGAAAATGCAGCCGGTAAAAGTTGAAGTACCATTGTTGTAGATTGCGCCGCCTTGTGTTGCGTTATTCTGCATGAATGTGGAGTTAGTTGCGTTTAATATTCCTTTAATATTATAAATAGCACCTCCACTTGTACTTGCACAGTTACCTGTGAAAGTGCTGCCTTTAATATTCAAAGTATCCCAGTTATAGATAGCACCGCCATAATCTGCAGTATTACCTGTAAATTTACAGCTAATCACATTAAATAATCCCTCATTGTAGACTGATCCGCCTTTGTTAAGTGCGCTGTTATCTGTGAAAGTACTGTCTTTTACAGTCACATTACCTGCATTATTGTAAATTGCTCCTCCAAAATTAGATGCCGCGTCATTGTCAGTGAATATACAGTTATCAACATTCAGCAAAAGATCGTAATTTAAATTGAATATCGCACCACCCCTTTGTGCGGTATTTTTTGTGAAAGTACTGTCCTTTACAGTTGAACTACCATGATTGTAGATAGCACCACCTAATTTTCCAGTATTATCAGTGAATATGCTGTTATTTACATTTAAGGTAGAATCTGGAGAGTTGTAAATAGCTCCACCAACACGTGCACTGTTGTTATTAAATATACAATTATTAACAGTTAAAGTACCCTGATTATTAATAGCTCCGCCGTAATTTGTATTGGTACCATCCCAACCTGCAGTATTGCCTGTGAATATACAGTTAGTCGCTGTTAAATTACCATAATTTTCAATGGCTCCACCGGTGGTGCTGTTTCCATTGGCAAGCGTTAAATTATGGATGGTTACAGTAATACCACTGTTAATGTGAAATATCCAGCTGGTATCTGTTCCGTTTATTATGGTTCCTGCCAGGCTTTCACCAATAATAGTCATATTTTTATCAATGGTGACATTGGTGTTGTTTTTGCCTGCATATTGCCCGTTGGATATGTGTATTATCCCGCCTTTATTTACGGTTCCTGTTGCGTTTTTAATGCTGAGTTTAGGCCCGCTTCCAGTAGTACTGTTATATGCTGCTGATTGACCGTCCCATGAATCATTTCCAGAAGAACTATTCACATAAATCGCATCTCCAGACGCTGCAGAAACAGCATTCAAACAGAATAGTAATGTTAAGCTTAGAAGTAATAATGGAATCAAAAATTTAGTTTTACGTGTAATCATTTGTTTTCTAATCTTTTTCACCTCCATTGTATCTGATAAAAATGATTATTATTAAAGGTAATTATTATAAATACTTTTTCCACAATTAAGCATTATTAACCTCTTATTTGTATGCATGCCAAACAAGATTAAGATAAATTAACATAAAATTGTAACTTAGCCAATAAAAATTAAAAAATATTACTTAATATATTGCTAATACTTACAAAATAGAATAATACATTTTGAAATTTAAAAATAAATTAAATATTAAGTTGTATATGATTAAAAAAACAGTTTAAATGATTCATATTATAAAAATCATTGAATAAAAGTCTACAATACCTGATTTATAAATTCAATTTTTTAATTAATAATGGGTTTTTAAGGATAATTTATATGAGTTTCTCAATTTTCAAACATCATTTAATCAAATTAAAAAAAATAGGGGATTTAAACCCTGGCTAAAGATATTATGGTAACGCTTTCAACAACCGCAGCCACAAACAGCATGATTAAAACAAGTACATATGATTTTAAGTTGTATGCCCATGCTTTTTTCCATGCTTTAAACCTGCTCTCTTCCCCAAGGGCTTTTGGTTTTGCAATTGCCAAGACAAAGTCAAGGCTGGCTGCAAATGCAATGATATAAGCCACACCTTCAAGTATTAAAGTTGGAATGACCGCTATTAAAAGCATTGCTGCACCGGAACTTGTAGGGGCATAAATCAATCCCCACATGATGGGCCTGTAAATGAATACCAGTGTTCCTATACCAATCAGGTTTAACAATGTAATAGCGAGAAAACTCCCTAAAATACTGTTAAATACAAAAATGGTTAAAATTACCTTAATTACATCACCTGCACCAATAGCCTGCAGTAATCCGGGGAATACTGTGGAAAACTGGCTGCTTATGTTTCCTCCTGTTCCAGTACTTATTGGAGGGTATAACAATCCTATTACCATTCCAATAATGACCAACCCGTAATAAATCGCAAAACAATATAAAAAACGTTTTTTGTAGCGCTCCACATAAAATTTATAGATATTTTTTATCCTATTTAACATAACGATCCCTGTTATAACGTGGGTAGTAACTTTTAATATATCTTTATGGTTTTAAAGTGGAACGATTTTCAGACTAAATTATATATCAGCAGATTAATAGTTTACTTAAGGAAAAATTAGTATAAGGATGTGAATAAATGCTTAACTGGAAATCTTTAGGTTTTGGTATTGCTCTTGCAATTGTGATGTTTTTCATGTTTATGTTTAACGCGTCTTCGCTGGCGATTTTAAGCTTTATTATTGCACCATTAGTTGGAACATATATTCTCGGTGGTGAACTGAAGATGGCGGCTATTTATGGGGCTGCAATAAGCTTTTTTGGAAGTATAATTTCCATATTGTTGTATACTGCACTTATTAGTTATTTTTCAAAGACAGCTATACCTTTAGGACTTAACGTAGTTACTTTAATAGCAGTATGTGTCATTTATGCAGTTATTGGAGCCGTTTTTGGTATTGCCGGTGCTGCAATTAAAAATAAATTAATGGAAAAAAAATAATTCCACATTTTTTTATTTTCTTTTCTCATAAATTATTCCTGCAATTTTATCTGCAGACTCTAAAACGTCTTTTCCATATTTTGAAGCTCTGTCTTTATTTTGGTTGATGTTTTCCAGGAAATCATTTACAACTTCATCCAGGTTATCAAGATCGCTTTCAACCATTGCACCGCTGAATACATCACCCATATTGTGATAACGCCCGTATTTAACTCGAAGCAGTGTTATGATTGGCAAATTGCAGGCAATGGCTTCATGAAGCATCACCCCATCGTCTGTGATGATTACGAAGTCTGCCAGTTTGTAGAGATCACGCACCCAGTCGATATAACCTAAATAGAGTATTCCATCGCTTTCAAGGTATTCTCGATATTTTTCATCCAGCGGATGCCCTATAACCACTATATTTGCTTTAACTCCACTGTCTCTAAGTTTAGGTGCGGCAAGGGCCATTTTTTCAAAAAGAGTAGATCCTGATGATAAGAGTATTGTGGGAAGTGTAGGGTCGTAACCTTCTGGCATTAATTCCAGTGCTTTTTCTCTGCTTCCGCTTACAACTTCAGGATTTATAGGCATGTAAACTTTGTGCACATTTTTATTATTCACTGATGATTTAAATAATGGAGATTCTGGTAGTACAACAACGGTGGTAAATTTGGATACTTTTGAATCAGTAGGGGTGGATACAACTCCCACTGATGGAATACCTGCAATTTTAGCTGCCAGGCACCCGACTACTGCTCCTCCACCTATTGATCCTACAACCACATCAGGTTTTATTTTTCTGTACAGGCTTATAGCTTCAAAAACAGCCTTGATAATTTTAAAACCGCCTTTTACAAGGGTAAGTTTAGTAGCGGCATGCCCTCCTGCCTGTGGAATACTCGTTTCATGCCATTTTATGTCGTTTTTTTCAAATAATAACCCTGGAGCGTCGTGATTCAGGGCAAATTCACAGTGGACGCCATGTTCAGACAGTGCTTTAGCTATATTAAGGGCAATTGCGGCGTCTCCTCCGATCCCGCGCCCTGTAACCATAAATAATACTTTCATTTATTCACCTTTTAATTAAAAATCTATAGATTTGAAATCCATTTGAAATCATTATCATTTTTTAGTTTTACTAAAATGATTTTTCATAATTTAAAATTAGTTAATTCTAATTTTAAGTTTGTTAAATGGAGTTATGCTAATTTAAATCAAAATTTGTATGGATATTATATAAATATTGCTGATGTATTATCATAAATATGATAGATTCCCAACTATAAAATTTGGTAATAAATGGTTTAAAAATAAGAATTTGGGTGCTGAAGATTTATTCGTACAGTACAGCACTGCCGGTAGCTGTTACTATTACTGTACTTCCTTTGATCCCGCCAACGCTTCTATAATCGATATTAACGCCTAAAATACCATTTGCACCTATTTTTTTTGCTTCACTTTCCAGGTTTTGAAGCGCCTCATTTCTTACCAGTCCTATTTTATATTCTATATTTGAACCATTTTTTGAGGCAATTTTTTTTAAACGCGATGAATTCTCATCTTTTTCTTCTTTTAAGATAGCTTCTCCTGTAATTAAGCCCAATTGTTTAACTATATTTTTTCCATTAAGATTGGTTGTAGTTGCAAATAAAAGGTCTAGCTGGGGTAAATCTATATTTTTAGGAGTTTCCATTTCTTCTATTTCTTTTCCAAGTAGTTTTGAGATTAAATTTCCTATTAGTCCTATAACGTAAGTTATAGTCCCGAGGAAAACAACAAACAAAAGGTAATTAACAAATATTGGAACAGCAGCCTGTATGGTGAGTGCAATACCTCCTAATGTGAATAAATTAAGGGTTATTGGATTTTTAGGGAAGAACCAGCCGTATATATTGATGATGACAAATATTAAAAGGGCGCTGATAGCTCCAGTGCTCCTGCCGTACTTTCTTTGGGCTATATATGCTTCGCTAAACCCTGCAATTAAAGGTGATATTATAAACATGATGTTAAATCCGAAAATAACTAAATTTGCGTATACACAAATAACGGCAGATATAAATCCGAGGGTGGTCCCTATAATTACTGCAAGAATTCCCCATCTTTTGGTTATGATGCTGTTTTTTAGTGAAATTAACAAGAAGTATCACCCGTGACAATTATTCATAGTGCACTGCGGTACCGTACATGGTGACAAGGATAGTGTTTCCCATAGTCCCTCCGAGGTTATGGTAAGCTATTTGAACACCCAGTATGGCATTTGCACCAAGTTTTTCTGCTTTTTCCTGCATACTGGACAGTGCTAATTCCCTTGCTTTTTTTAATTCCTCTTCGTAAGCTGAGGTTCTCCCACCGACAACATCTCTAACCCCTGAAAAAAGGTCTTTATACACGTTTGCACCTAAGAGTGCTTCTCCAGTTACTAGACCAAAGTACTCACTTATTTTCTTTCCCTCAATATTGGGTGTGTTTAAAATCAGCATTTTTAATCTTCCTTTTAATCTGTAGACACTAATATATTCTATAGATTATGTAGGGAATTGGTTATAAATGTTTTGGCAAAAAAGAAAAATTGTTATTTACTAAAAAGAAAAAAGAAAAAAGAAACATTACATTCGTCTTTCCATACGCCTTAAAATTACTTTATCACCGATTGCATCAACCATATCCATAGAAATAACTCTTTCTTCACCCATACCTAGTTTTCCTGAGATAGTGCCTTCTTTTGCTATGATGCCTGTCACCATTTTGTTTGTCACATCTATTTCTAAATCATCAACTACGCCGACGGTATCTCCATTTGAATCAACAATATCTTTTCCAGATAAATCTTTTGCATGCATTATATCACCTGCCTTTTTTAAATCAAGTTCTGGACAATTTGAATCCCTTGTAATTCAAAAACTCACAGATTTTCACATTTCCCAAAATCTGATATTTTAAAAGATTTTGAGAAGTTGAAAATTGAACAGAATATAATTTCTGTTTTAGTGGGGCCATTGTAACTTGAATATAATTAACATGGCGTTAATACTTTTTGTAAAATAAATATTATATAATTTGTTGTTTGTAATTTCCAAAAAAGTAAGTCTAATAATCATAGTTACTTAAAAATAGGAAAATTTAGTAAAGATAAGTGTGATTTTAAAAGAGTAGAGAGGATTTTCTAAATGCATTATTTATTTTAACTTACATTCCATACCATTACTCCATAGGGATCTATTATTTTACCCTCTTTATGTAAAAGCTTGAATTTACTTAAATCTGCACCGTTTGTAAGGTATAATCTTGTAAACATGGAATCTTCAAGTTCCTTATTCAACATAACAGCAAGATAAATATCATTTTCTTTTACTAAGATTATACTAAATGAACTAGAATTGGAAACGATCTTATTCATTGAAACATTACCATTTTGAACTACAATTAACTTGTGAGGCTCCAGTACATGGATCTGGTTATTTTGCTCATATTGAAAACCTGCAACTACTTTTGATCCGTTTATCTGTGCAACAATACCGTTTTGAGCTGAAATTACGGTTGTACCGTTAACCTCCCGGGAAGCCGCTTGTTGAGCAGAATAACTGTAGCCTTTTCCTGTGTTATTTTGGAAGTTCCAGCCCCCAAAGTAAGACCACCAGTATGATTTTGAAAGGAGGTACATGTTATTTAAGAACAGGACATGTGGGGACGGTTTAGCTGGATGTGTGTATTTTAGCACATTTTGGGCTTGATCAGGAGTTAACTTATAATCTTTTGTGAGTACGTCTTGGGCAGCCGGTTTATCAACCAGTAGAATTTTATCCAGTATTTCAACACTTTTACCAGTATCATGCGTATAATTTTCAAGGGTTAAATAGCCCTGATCGCCGCTTGAAGTCAGCATTCTGAGTATTCCTGCAGATAAATTTTCATTATTTGTTAGCAGTGCCTTTCCAACCCAGTAAGCACGCGGCGTGTTTTGAGATCCACCGTCGAATGTAACTGGCCTATCTGCCACTGCAGTAAAAAAGTGACCAAAATCCCACCATGAAGTTATAACTGTATTTTGAGGTGTGTTATCTTTAATCCACGTTAGTGAATTGTACATTGAATCATCAACATTTGGATATATTGAATTTGAAAACATATATGATGAAGATGTAGGAGCATATGCTACAAGTGCAATTAATATAAGGGCTGCTATTGTACAGTACTTCTTATTTGGAATATTTTTTGCAAAATAAGTTGTCATTAGGCCTACAAATGCTCCTGCACCCAATGTTATTGGTATTGAGAATTGTTCAATGAATCTTGACCCCTGTGTTAAAGCAAAACCCATGATCAAAATCCAGATTGTAAACAAAATTGCATATAATAAATAATTCTTTTTATTTTTAATTAAATGGGGATTTACTGTATTCTTTCTCTCTGTACTATTTTCATTTATTTTTATTTTTTTCCGGGTATTTCTTTTATTTTTATTTTTAGGGATGTTTCCCGCTTTTTTAGCTTTTTCTGGTTTTAATTTCCATATAATCCCGGGAATGCTTAAAATTCCGAATATAAATGGTATGATACCGCCTAACTTTCCTAAAATTTCTGTAATGGTTGGTATTTTAAGTTCATCTACAGATACGTATATGTTTGGATAACTGGTAATTTGGATAGATGTATGCAGCTGTGAATTACCAGCAGATCTTATCAAAGTCTCTATAAGTCCTGAAAATCCAAAATAAACACTTAATAATGTAATGTTTAAAATTAAAAACGTAATTAATGAAAAGAATGCTGGCTGGAGCATAATATATTTGACTTTATCGAAATAGTAGTTAAATGATTTAATGGTTTCCATTTCAAACATGTAATTTGAAATCAGGAGATATACAACGGCTGTCCCAACTAGCAAATAGAAAATGTACCACCAGCCTTCCCAGGCCATGGAATAAACAAGCAGAAAAACTGCTGATAATGATACATAAACTGATCTGGTTTTAATATTC includes:
- a CDS encoding HypC/HybG/HupF family hydrogenase formation chaperone yields the protein MCIAAPAQIVEINDNVAVVDFGGVRQNAKLDLVEDVEVGRYVLVHSGYAIEVLSDQEAKDSLEAWEELLKVLDEEDNQ
- a CDS encoding FAD-dependent oxidoreductase — its product is MDVVVIGGGPAGRTAAIEASSIGENVTLIERDKIGGTCLNEGCVMVTGLNDVAKFINDAKNFKNLGLIDCDYQLHFDKLISGIKETVAKIRHILETETLDAGVEIKRGNASLDDSKVILEGEELEYDKLIIATGVKPFVPQTEGFENALTYKDILSLTELPEELNIIGSGVIAAEFANVFSGFGTKVNVLCRNKFLKMLDDDIKKYVTKNLIPDVTIHENLNVSSIHKDGISTDNGEMNGLTFFATGMVPNSEIVSNIVDLGEKKNILVNKRMQTSCEDIYAAGDVTGGIGTTPVARAEGVTAARNACGIFKEMDYRFIPGAISLQQDVAFINAENKKDGINGHMKGSAGPGSFWRVHDGKTGLTKMNVSEDGDINEIFSISPSSRTSMAYMSKLLREGQKVDDFDDFMEVHPSTDAIYKLLRFFARFE
- a CDS encoding SHOCT domain-containing protein yields the protein MKKEEEISLPCNHNSNYWNAILKDEGLCISLRSNNPLSDTVKSELIKYQDILNVRYGKGLLSKWPKLNIETAATSKKIEINVAGLEILQEFVDKLNFRIFQVKNKENTPEKSLADKLKEAKELLDIGALSQDEFDEIKQKYLKEF
- a CDS encoding beta strand repeat-containing protein, which gives rise to MITRKTKFLIPLLLLSLTLLFCLNAVSAASGDAIYVNSSSGNDSWDGQSAAYNSTTGSGPKLSIKNATGTVNKGGIIHISNGQYAGKNNTNVTIDKNMTIIGESLAGTIINGTDTSWIFHINSGITVTIHNLTLANGNSTTGGAIENYGNLTATNCIFTGNTAGWDGTNTNYGGAINNQGTLTVNNCIFNNNSARVGGAIYNSPDSTLNVNNSIFTDNTGKLGGAIYNHGSSTVKDSTFTKNTAQRGGAIFNLNYDLLLNVDNCIFTDNDAASNFGGAIYNNAGNVTVKDSTFTDNSALNKGGSVYNEGLFNVISCKFTGNTADYGGAIYNWDTLNIKGSTFTGNCASTSGGAIYNIKGILNATNSTFMQNNATQGGAIYNNGTSTFTGCIFNNNTVSAIGDAIGGAINNIGTLAVINCTFNNNSASGNYNAMGGAICNLCQVSNSGSSSVNCTVTNCTFKGNIAQIGGAICNLCQVINSSSGSVNCTVTNCTFTSNTATDYDGGAICNRCSARGGSGFTNCTVTGCIFTNNTAVVGGALSNSASTLNANFNRFYNNTAATSGNALYCNNGSTDANYNWWSSNKDPKTIPNLIVENDGSVDVGIWVILTVKANPTTINNTQKSTITADLNHINGGGDLVGGHIPDGPVTLNVPWGSYTSPRITHSITLNTTNGVVNAVFYAKEGAMNASYNPVKITALADGYTTNDTESAYITINKTSDLYLKTKSNNNNPTVGEKFLLTYKLGNYGPDAAKNVTITFQIPEGLDFVNIKVDSGNFIYNETTRTVTWTLDSVPVGDPYLYLTVQAAGDGTYKITPIITSATYNLNSGDLGIITINVQPNSNNSGNGNSKNTVNAASKTTIGLQDTGLPLNYLILALLMVLSGLIPKRK
- a CDS encoding stage II sporulation protein M, whose translation is MLNRIKNIYKFYVERYKKRFLYCFAIYYGLVIIGMVIGLLYPPISTGTGGNISSQFSTVFPGLLQAIGAGDVIKVILTIFVFNSILGSFLAITLLNLIGIGTLVFIYRPIMWGLIYAPTSSGAAMLLIAVIPTLILEGVAYIIAFAASLDFVLAIAKPKALGEESRFKAWKKAWAYNLKSYVLVLIMLFVAAVVESVTIISLARV
- a CDS encoding DUF5518 domain-containing protein, whose translation is MLNWKSLGFGIALAIVMFFMFMFNASSLAILSFIIAPLVGTYILGGELKMAAIYGAAISFFGSIISILLYTALISYFSKTAIPLGLNVVTLIAVCVIYAVIGAVFGIAGAAIKNKLMEKK